From the Mycobacteriales bacterium genome, the window CCCGTCCGCGGTCTCGAACAGCTCGACGGCGAGAACGCCGACCACACCGAGCTTTGCGGCCACGGTGAGAGCGAGCGTCTGCGCCTGCGCGGAGAGCTCCTCGGACAGGTCCGGTGCGGGGGCCAGCACCTCGACGCAGATCCCGTCGTCCTGCACGGTCTGCACGACCGGCCAGGCGGCGCCCTGACCGAACGGCGACCGCGCGACGACCGCGGCGAGCTCGCGCACGATCGGCACGCGCTCCTCGACGATCAGCGGGACACCCGACTCCAGCACGGCGTCGGCCTGGTCGACCGACGGCACGGTCCAGACCCCTTTGCCGTCGTAACCGCCGCGGCTGGCCTTGAGGACGAATGGCGTACCCACCCGGTCGGCGAAGTCCTGAAGGTCGGACCGCTCGCGCACCGGCGCCCAACGCGGCACGGGTACGCCGAGATCGGCGAGCCTTTCGCGCATCACCTGCTTGTCCTGGGCGCAGATCAGGGCCGCCGCACCGGGTGCGACGCGATGGCCGGCCTCGGCCAGGGCGGCGACGTGCTCGTTGGCCACGTGCTCGTGATCGAAGGTGACCACGTCGCACCCGGCCGCGAAGGCGG encodes:
- a CDS encoding 5-(carboxyamino)imidazole ribonucleotide synthase, which produces MDPRTGLPVVGMIGAGQLARMTHQAAISLGQSLRILAASPQDGAAVVAADVVIGDHTSYDDLAAFAAGCDVVTFDHEHVANEHVAALAEAGHRVAPGAAALICAQDKQVMRERLADLGVPVPRWAPVRERSDLQDFADRVGTPFVLKASRGGYDGKGVWTVPSVDQADAVLESGVPLIVEERVPIVRELAAVVARSPFGQGAAWPVVQTVQDDGICVEVLAPAPDLSEELSAQAQTLALTVAAKLGVVGVLAVELFETADGLVVNELAMRPHNSGHWSIEGSRTSQFEQHLRAVLDYPLGATEMTAPAVAMANLLGGPAEGPAIDERVHHLMAHWPDVKLHLYGKTVRPGRKIGHVTALGDDPERVRARALAAAHWLRYGTEASS